A genomic stretch from Sphingomonas faeni includes:
- a CDS encoding error-prone DNA polymerase encodes MTGFAELVAATNYSFLDGASHPSDIVGRAIELKLAGIGIADRNTVAGVVRAYDALERAKRGQLGAMLPSFDFKLVVGARLVFADGTPDIVAYPATRAGWGRLTRLLTLGNRRAEKGGCILGFDDLLAHLSDILLIVMPDCTARPVVAHKDFVLPTRNDASLEATLVALRPLARRSVWLGVTMPHGGRDRRRQTRLARIAVKAHVPILATNDVRYAVADDRSLHDIVTCIREGATIQRAGKRLGANGERHLKDADEIAHLYRDRPHAIAETAKLLARIDFTLNELKYEYPHEPVPAGWDPQDWLEHLAWQSAIDQYDGYVPDKLVASLRDEFALIRQQNYAYYFLTVHDVVRFARSADPPILCQGRGSAANSVVCYVLGVTSVDPMKHDLLFSRFVSAERSEPPDIDVDFEHERREEVMQYIYGRYGRERAAIAATVIHFRSRSTVREVGKALGFTEDVTQRLTSTVWGSFSNRFPERRFAETGFDVANPEIARLRDMVERLLEFPRHLSQHVGGFVLTQGRLDEIVPIHNGAMEDRTFIEWDKDDIDCLGLMKVDILALGMLTCIRKSFDLMREHGLGDHELKTIANDENSKVYDMLCDGDSIGVFQVESRAQINMLPRLRPRKLYDLVVQVAIVRPGPIEGDMVHPYLRRRAKKEVVVYPSPSPEHGRSDELEVLLGETYGVPLFQEQAMKLAIVAAKFTPDEANELRKSMATFRKVGGMNNFQAKLIGGMVARGYEAEFAERCFKQIEGFGSYGFPESHALSFARLVYVSSWIKCFHPAVFCCALLNSQPMGFYAPAQLVRDAVEHGVCVLPVDVNASGWDNSLSSPARGRGPRETGWRGASADVSLAAGAVTNAAFGDATLPGGAFAAPPLHHPVDGPPPRAGEDLRLGFRQVDGFRKDWADEIVRVRTTPFASIEDVVRRANLPQRAMNLLADADAFRSVAKERREALWDVRRTPPKQLALFAAAEVPELGQEPDADLPPMPLSEQVAADYQTTRLSLKGHPMAFLRTRFAAEGILSSAQANATKDGRRAKVAGVVLVRQRPGKGNAIFVTIEDETGITNGLMWARDFEANRRAVMASRLMVLEGVIQRSEEGVTHLMTSRVQDRTEMLRLLSEDHALEPPLARVDEVIRPVLTRSPDARAHHPRATHPRDVRVLPKSRDFH; translated from the coding sequence ATGACCGGGTTCGCCGAACTGGTCGCGGCGACCAATTACTCGTTTCTCGACGGGGCCAGCCATCCGAGCGACATTGTTGGTCGCGCAATCGAATTAAAACTGGCCGGCATCGGTATCGCCGATCGCAACACGGTTGCTGGCGTGGTCCGCGCTTATGATGCACTGGAACGCGCAAAACGGGGGCAGCTCGGCGCGATGCTGCCGTCGTTCGATTTCAAGCTGGTGGTCGGCGCGCGGCTCGTCTTCGCCGACGGTACGCCGGACATCGTTGCCTATCCCGCGACGCGCGCCGGATGGGGGCGGCTGACGCGGCTGCTGACGCTGGGTAACCGGCGCGCCGAGAAAGGCGGCTGCATCCTCGGCTTCGACGATCTGCTTGCGCATCTCAGCGATATATTGCTGATCGTCATGCCGGATTGCACCGCTCGCCCGGTGGTCGCGCACAAGGATTTCGTGCTTCCCACGCGCAACGATGCCAGTCTCGAAGCCACACTTGTCGCGCTCCGTCCGCTGGCGCGGCGATCGGTGTGGCTTGGGGTTACGATGCCGCATGGCGGTCGCGATCGGCGACGCCAAACCCGGCTTGCCCGGATCGCCGTCAAGGCACACGTGCCGATCCTGGCGACCAACGACGTGCGTTATGCGGTCGCCGATGATCGCTCGCTTCACGATATCGTCACCTGCATCCGTGAGGGCGCGACGATCCAGCGAGCCGGCAAACGGCTCGGTGCCAATGGCGAACGCCATTTGAAGGATGCGGACGAGATCGCACACCTTTACCGCGACCGGCCGCACGCGATCGCCGAGACGGCAAAGCTGCTCGCGCGGATCGATTTCACGCTCAACGAACTCAAATACGAATATCCGCATGAGCCCGTCCCGGCAGGCTGGGATCCACAGGACTGGCTGGAGCATCTCGCCTGGCAATCGGCGATCGACCAATATGATGGCTATGTGCCGGACAAGCTGGTGGCATCGTTACGCGACGAGTTCGCGCTGATTCGGCAACAGAACTATGCCTATTACTTCCTGACCGTCCACGACGTCGTCCGGTTCGCGCGCAGTGCCGATCCGCCAATCCTGTGCCAGGGACGCGGATCGGCCGCCAACTCGGTGGTCTGCTACGTGCTCGGCGTCACGTCGGTGGATCCGATGAAGCACGATCTGCTGTTCTCGCGCTTCGTCTCCGCCGAGCGCAGCGAACCGCCTGATATCGACGTCGATTTTGAGCATGAGCGGCGCGAAGAGGTGATGCAGTATATCTACGGGCGCTACGGTCGGGAGCGCGCGGCGATCGCCGCGACGGTCATCCACTTCCGCTCGCGCAGCACCGTGCGCGAGGTAGGCAAGGCGTTGGGCTTTACCGAAGACGTCACGCAACGCCTGACCAGCACCGTATGGGGCAGCTTTTCAAACCGTTTCCCGGAACGTCGATTTGCCGAAACGGGGTTCGACGTGGCCAATCCGGAAATCGCCCGGTTGCGGGACATGGTCGAACGGCTGCTCGAATTTCCACGTCATTTGTCGCAGCATGTCGGCGGCTTCGTGCTGACGCAGGGGCGGCTAGACGAGATCGTGCCGATCCATAACGGCGCGATGGAGGATCGTACGTTCATCGAATGGGACAAGGACGACATCGACTGCCTTGGCCTGATGAAGGTCGACATTCTCGCGCTTGGCATGCTGACCTGCATCCGCAAGAGCTTTGATCTGATGCGGGAGCACGGACTCGGCGACCATGAGCTGAAGACGATTGCCAACGACGAGAATTCGAAGGTCTATGACATGCTTTGCGATGGCGACAGCATTGGCGTGTTCCAGGTCGAGAGCCGCGCCCAGATCAACATGCTACCCCGTCTGCGACCGCGGAAATTGTACGATCTGGTGGTCCAGGTCGCGATCGTTCGACCCGGGCCGATCGAAGGTGACATGGTGCATCCGTATCTTCGGCGGCGGGCGAAGAAGGAGGTGGTGGTCTATCCCTCGCCATCGCCCGAGCATGGCCGAAGCGACGAACTCGAAGTGCTGCTTGGCGAGACATACGGCGTGCCTTTGTTCCAGGAACAGGCGATGAAGCTGGCGATCGTCGCGGCGAAGTTCACCCCTGACGAGGCCAATGAACTCCGCAAGTCGATGGCGACGTTTCGCAAGGTCGGGGGAATGAATAACTTCCAGGCGAAGCTCATCGGCGGGATGGTCGCGCGGGGATATGAGGCGGAGTTCGCGGAGCGCTGTTTCAAGCAGATCGAGGGGTTTGGGTCCTACGGTTTTCCGGAGAGCCATGCGCTGTCGTTCGCGCGGCTGGTGTATGTGTCGTCGTGGATCAAATGCTTTCATCCGGCGGTGTTCTGTTGCGCGTTGCTGAATTCGCAGCCGATGGGATTTTATGCGCCGGCGCAGTTGGTGCGCGATGCAGTCGAGCACGGGGTGTGCGTACTGCCGGTCGATGTGAATGCGAGCGGATGGGATAACAGCTTATCCTCCCCGGCACGGGGAAGGGGACCGCGCGAAACGGGGTGGAGGGGTGCTTCCGCGGACGTATCGCTTGCGGCTGGGGCTGTTACAAACGCCGCGTTTGGGGATGCTACTCTTCCAGGCGGAGCGTTTGCGGCGCCCCCCCTCCACCATCCTGTGGATGGTCCCCCTCCCCGTGCCGGGGAGGATTTGCGGCTCGGATTCCGGCAGGTCGATGGGTTTCGGAAAGATTGGGCCGACGAGATCGTTCGCGTTCGGACCACGCCGTTCGCTAGCATCGAGGACGTCGTGCGGCGGGCGAACCTGCCACAGCGGGCGATGAACCTGCTCGCCGATGCGGATGCGTTCCGGTCGGTCGCGAAGGAGCGGCGCGAGGCTTTGTGGGACGTGCGTCGGACGCCGCCCAAGCAGCTCGCGCTGTTCGCCGCCGCCGAAGTACCCGAACTCGGTCAGGAACCCGACGCGGATTTGCCGCCGATGCCGCTCTCCGAACAGGTCGCGGCGGATTACCAGACGACGCGACTGTCGTTGAAGGGGCATCCAATGGCGTTCCTTCGCACGCGTTTTGCAGCCGAGGGAATCCTGTCGAGCGCGCAGGCCAACGCTACCAAGGACGGGCGGCGCGCGAAGGTTGCGGGCGTGGTGCTGGTCCGCCAGCGGCCGGGCAAGGGCAATGCGATCTTCGTGACGATCGAGGACGAGACCGGGATCACCAATGGGCTGATGTGGGCACGCGATTTCGAAGCGAACCGACGCGCGGTGATGGCGTCACGGCTGATGGTGCTGGAGGGCGTGATCCAGCGCAGCGAGGAAGGCGTGACGCATCTGATGACGTCGCGGGTGCAGGACCGCACCGAGATGCTGCGGCTGTTGTCGGAGGATCATGCGCTGGAGCCGCCGCTCGCGCGCGTCGACGAGGTGATCCGGCCGGTGCTTACGCGGAGTCCGGATGCCCGGGCGCATCATCCGCGCGCGACGCATCCGCGGGACGTGCGCGTGCTGCCCAAGTCGCGCGACTTCCATTGA
- a CDS encoding tetratricopeptide repeat protein, with translation MSPAEKDAVEAFRRDVVEPSMTKLVIIDFWAEWCGPCKALTPTLEKVAADYADKGVVLAKVDTDKNQFIAAQFQIKSIPTVYAMFQGQLVADMTSARTESQLRVILDQLLKQLPIEAGVTDAAPDVEPLIAVGEEALAEGDGERALGIFREIAEIAPEHPQVHAGFVRALAATGQLDEASDWLANLDPAIAKDPAIQRAQAALALAQSAPPVEDLSPLIAAVEANPDDLQARFALANGQMAANDRDAAADTFLGIIATERDWNEGAARTQLLKLFEVVGLEDPWVSGQRRRLSAILFG, from the coding sequence ATGTCCCCCGCGGAGAAGGATGCCGTCGAGGCATTCCGTCGCGATGTCGTCGAACCGTCGATGACGAAGCTCGTGATCATCGATTTCTGGGCGGAATGGTGCGGGCCGTGCAAGGCGCTGACGCCGACGCTGGAGAAGGTCGCGGCGGATTACGCCGACAAGGGCGTCGTGCTGGCGAAGGTCGACACCGACAAGAACCAGTTCATCGCCGCGCAATTCCAGATCAAATCGATCCCGACCGTCTATGCGATGTTCCAGGGCCAGCTGGTCGCCGACATGACCAGCGCGCGCACCGAATCGCAGCTACGCGTGATCCTCGACCAATTGCTAAAGCAGCTGCCGATCGAAGCCGGCGTGACCGACGCGGCGCCCGATGTCGAGCCGCTGATCGCGGTGGGCGAAGAGGCGCTGGCCGAGGGTGACGGCGAGCGCGCGCTCGGCATCTTCCGCGAGATCGCCGAGATCGCGCCCGAGCATCCGCAGGTCCATGCCGGCTTCGTCCGCGCGCTGGCCGCGACCGGGCAGCTCGACGAGGCGAGCGACTGGCTGGCGAACCTCGATCCAGCGATCGCCAAGGATCCCGCGATCCAGCGCGCGCAGGCCGCGCTCGCGCTCGCGCAGTCGGCGCCGCCGGTCGAGGATCTGTCGCCGCTGATCGCCGCGGTCGAGGCGAACCCCGACGACCTGCAGGCCCGGTTCGCGCTCGCCAACGGCCAGATGGCGGCGAACGACCGCGATGCCGCCGCCGACACGTTCCTCGGCATCATCGCCACCGAGCGCGACTGGAACGAGGGCGCGGCGCGGACGCAGTTGTTGAAATTGTTCGAGGTCGTCGGGCTCGAAGACCCGTGGGTGTCTGGACAGCGCCGTCGTCTGTCTGCGATCCTGTTCGGATGA
- a CDS encoding LON peptidase substrate-binding domain-containing protein, whose translation MTTESAPPRATTRLSIFPLPGALLFPGMHLPLHMFEPRYRAMISDAMARDRRIGMIQPRGGPHDDADALYDIGCVGKIAEVEALDDGRYNVVLEGIALFRIVRELDVTTAFRQVEAELLPLIEEDSLSLGRRSSLELESRRFADMQGYAVDWDAVGRLDDESLVNGIAQIAPFDAAAKQALLEAPNIEQRAELIIQLMQFFGRHDGNESVTLQ comes from the coding sequence ATGACCACCGAGTCCGCCCCCCCGCGCGCTACCACGCGACTGTCGATCTTCCCGCTGCCGGGGGCGCTGCTGTTCCCCGGCATGCATTTGCCGCTGCACATGTTCGAGCCGCGCTATCGGGCGATGATCAGCGATGCGATGGCGCGCGACCGGCGGATTGGCATGATCCAGCCCCGGGGCGGACCGCATGACGACGCGGATGCGCTGTACGACATCGGCTGCGTCGGCAAAATCGCCGAGGTCGAGGCGCTCGACGATGGGCGCTACAACGTCGTGCTGGAAGGCATCGCGCTGTTCCGGATCGTTCGCGAGTTGGACGTGACGACCGCGTTCCGGCAGGTCGAGGCGGAGTTGCTGCCGTTGATCGAGGAAGACTCTCTGTCGCTCGGGCGGCGGTCTTCACTGGAACTGGAATCGCGTCGGTTCGCGGACATGCAGGGCTATGCGGTCGACTGGGATGCGGTCGGACGGCTCGACGACGAGAGCCTGGTTAACGGCATCGCCCAGATCGCGCCGTTCGATGCGGCCGCAAAGCAGGCGTTGCTGGAAGCGCCGAACATCGAGCAGCGCGCCGAGCTGATCATCCAGTTGATGCAGTTCTTCGGGCGGCACGACGGCAACGAATCGGTGACGTTGCAGTGA
- a CDS encoding Trm112 family protein, with protein MKPLDPWLLERLVCPATRTPLRYDEAAQELISDAAGLAYPIRDGVPVMLVEEARRTDATAA; from the coding sequence ATGAAGCCCCTGGACCCGTGGTTGCTCGAACGCCTCGTCTGCCCCGCGACGCGCACGCCGCTTCGCTATGACGAGGCCGCGCAGGAACTGATTTCAGACGCCGCCGGGCTCGCGTATCCGATCCGCGACGGCGTGCCCGTGATGCTGGTCGAAGAGGCACGCCGGACCGACGCGACCGCCGCCTGA
- a CDS encoding alpha-hydroxy-acid oxidizing protein: MPHYGDYQNEIYFAGLAGVVPKVPVDFASLEARAAAALPPSVLGYLQGGCGDEFTQRQNADAFRHWGMTPRMMVDATRRDLSIDLFGMTLPSPIFMSPIGINGLCTQDGHGDLAAARAAALTGVPLIQSTLSNDPLEDIAAAMGDTPGFFQLYTPKDKPLAESLVQRAEAAGYKAIVVTLDTWVTGWRPRDLNVANFPQLRGHVLENYFSDPVFRAMLAKPPREDLSAAVRQWAGTFGKVLTWDDMPWLRSMTSLPIVLKGICHPDDARRAIDLGADAIYCSNHGGRQANGGIAAIDMLPAVVEASGTVPVLFDSGIRSGSDVVKALALGATAVGVGRPYTYGLALDGANGAAHVLKCILAEADLLMAVNGYPTIAAVREAGATRTGR; this comes from the coding sequence ATGCCGCATTACGGCGATTACCAGAACGAGATCTATTTCGCCGGGCTTGCCGGCGTCGTCCCGAAGGTGCCGGTCGATTTCGCGTCGCTCGAGGCTCGCGCCGCGGCGGCCTTGCCACCGTCCGTGCTCGGCTATCTGCAGGGCGGATGCGGCGACGAGTTCACGCAACGTCAGAATGCCGACGCGTTCCGGCATTGGGGCATGACGCCACGCATGATGGTCGATGCGACGCGTCGCGACCTGTCGATCGACCTGTTCGGGATGACGCTGCCTAGTCCGATTTTCATGAGCCCGATCGGGATCAACGGGCTGTGCACGCAGGACGGCCACGGTGATCTCGCCGCCGCGCGGGCGGCCGCGCTGACCGGCGTCCCACTGATCCAGTCGACGCTGTCGAACGACCCACTCGAAGACATCGCCGCGGCGATGGGCGACACGCCCGGCTTCTTCCAGCTCTACACGCCCAAGGACAAGCCGCTCGCCGAAAGCCTCGTCCAACGTGCCGAAGCGGCGGGTTACAAGGCGATCGTCGTCACGCTCGACACGTGGGTGACGGGTTGGCGTCCGCGCGACCTAAACGTCGCGAACTTCCCGCAATTGCGCGGCCATGTGCTGGAGAACTATTTCAGCGATCCCGTCTTCCGCGCGATGCTCGCCAAGCCGCCGCGCGAGGATCTGTCGGCGGCAGTGCGGCAATGGGCCGGGACGTTCGGCAAGGTTCTGACATGGGACGACATGCCGTGGCTGCGATCGATGACGTCGCTGCCGATCGTCCTTAAGGGGATCTGTCATCCCGACGATGCGCGGCGCGCGATCGATCTGGGGGCGGACGCGATCTACTGCTCGAATCATGGCGGGCGCCAGGCGAATGGCGGGATCGCCGCAATCGACATGCTGCCTGCGGTGGTCGAGGCGAGCGGGACCGTCCCGGTGCTGTTCGATTCGGGCATCCGCTCGGGTAGCGACGTCGTCAAGGCGCTCGCGCTCGGCGCCACCGCGGTTGGGGTCGGCCGGCCCTACACGTACGGCTTGGCGCTAGACGGCGCGAACGGCGCCGCGCATGTGCTGAAATGCATCCTCGCCGAAGCCGACCTGTTGATGGCGGTGAACGGCTACCCGACGATCGCCGCCGTTCGAGAGGCCGGAGCGACGCGGACGGGCCGCTGA
- a CDS encoding class II aldolase/adducin family protein, protein MATAATTTTKDQVSAEEWALRVDLAAAYRLVALYGWDDLIFTHLSARVPGPEHHFLINPYTHMFEEITASSLVKIDVDGNKVMDTPAPVNRAGFVIHSAVHAARHDAVAVLHLHTPHGQAVSAMAEGLLPHTQTAMIAGHDVAYHDFEGIATELEERERLVQDLGTKNAMILRNHGTLTVGESVPQAFLRMYFLERACEAQVLMLSAGRENLNNPNQGVAEKVEGQSSATGMRMLADGLAWPALLRKLDRVNPGYRD, encoded by the coding sequence ATGGCGACCGCGGCAACGACGACGACCAAGGACCAGGTATCGGCCGAGGAATGGGCGCTGCGCGTCGATCTCGCCGCCGCGTACCGGCTGGTCGCGCTATACGGCTGGGACGACCTGATCTTCACGCATCTGTCGGCGCGAGTCCCCGGCCCCGAGCATCATTTCCTGATCAATCCGTACACGCACATGTTCGAGGAGATCACTGCGTCGTCGCTGGTCAAGATCGACGTCGACGGCAACAAGGTCATGGACACCCCTGCCCCGGTCAACCGCGCGGGCTTCGTGATCCACTCGGCGGTCCACGCCGCGCGCCATGACGCCGTGGCGGTGCTGCATCTCCACACTCCGCACGGCCAGGCGGTGTCGGCGATGGCCGAAGGGCTGCTGCCGCATACGCAGACGGCGATGATCGCCGGGCACGACGTCGCCTATCACGACTTCGAGGGTATCGCGACGGAGCTGGAGGAACGCGAGCGGCTGGTTCAGGATCTCGGCACCAAAAACGCGATGATCCTGCGCAACCACGGCACGCTGACGGTCGGTGAATCGGTACCCCAGGCGTTCCTGCGGATGTATTTCCTCGAACGCGCCTGCGAGGCGCAAGTGCTGATGCTCAGCGCCGGTCGCGAGAATCTGAACAATCCGAACCAGGGTGTTGCCGAGAAGGTCGAGGGGCAATCGAGCGCGACCGGGATGCGCATGCTTGCAGACGGGCTCGCCTGGCCGGCGCTGTTACGGAAACTCGACCGCGTCAATCCGGGCTATCGGGACTGA